In Citrus sinensis cultivar Valencia sweet orange chromosome 2, DVS_A1.0, whole genome shotgun sequence, a single genomic region encodes these proteins:
- the LOC107175758 gene encoding uncharacterized protein LOC107175758, with the protein MNTEELIRKCQEISLSGERRGSVSLKNKMKVVGRKMVDGCLVGKVMVNREVKIVGLKAALQQVWRTIREVQIEEMGDNIFIFRFGTEADKRNILAGGPWHFDRALIALVEPSGIGEVTKQSFTHVSFWVQLYNVPIMCMNEETIKEIGEEIGKVEEVGTNAAGECFGKFIRFRISVDVTKPLIKVVELRDKDAAETENSEEVEEEDENMGDTETTREGGQKQAKKKVIPMPVLYERLPDFCFVCGCIGHQYKECAQYKNQARKEMAYGPWLRAITMAEKLRMNRGRERWKNEANKQSNEGQIHTRGEAGTDLQRHQARDSNSDPESEGELTRSQEEENTGGPRMGEARNPKKSEKYGQTLIQPGGVDIVFQTSGGEAGKTCTNEREEERGTGQRKNENEENKIVHNPNDKEAQLEKNATQTQLKAKYGEADEPNTTRSKIKKRQWKLQARTVERKMDTDNGSKRLKRPKEDNCEGTSTEKRRRMCSQKNITLCSSTETRTNGREMIQYGEVEMTAATWMEEVTAETGCQPRRQ; encoded by the coding sequence ATGAATACGGAAGAACTGATTCGAAAATGTCAGGAAATATCTTTGAGTGGAGAAAGGAGAGGAAGTGTGTCcctgaaaaacaaaatgaaggtGGTAGGGAGGAAGATGGTAGATGGATGCTTAGTTGGAAAAGTCATGGTGAACAGAGAAGTAAAAATTGTGGGACTGAAAGCTGCTCTGCAACAAGTGTGGAGAACCATAAGAGAAGTTCAAATCGAAGAAATGGGAGACAATATCTTCATTTTCAGATTTGGAACGGAGGCTGATAAGAGGAACATCTTAGCTGGGGGGCCGTGGCATTTTGATAGAGCTCTCATAGCCCTTGTTGAACCAAGTGGTATCGGTGAAGTAACCAAACAATCTTTTACCCATGTATCTTTTTGGGTCCAACTATATAATGTCCCTATTATGTGCATGAATGAAGAAACTATCAAGGAGATTGGTGAAGAAATCGGAAAGGTGGAGGAAGTGGGGACAAATGCTGCTGGAGAATGCTTTGGCAAGTTTATTAGATTCAGAATTTCGGTGGATGTGACTAAACCTCTAATAAAAGTAGTAGAATTAAGAGATAAGGATGCGGCAGAAACTGAGAACTCGGAAGAAgtggaagaagaagatgagaaCATGGGGGACACAGAAACAACAAGAGAAGGTGGACAAAAACAAGCCAAAAAGAAAGTCATTCCCATGCCAGTTTTATACGAAAGGCTGCCAGATTTTTGCTTTGTCTGTGGCTGTATTGGACATCAATATAAAGAATGTGCTCAATATAAAAACCAAGCTAGAAAAGAAATGGCATATGGGCCATGGTTGAGAGCGATTACAATGGCAGAAAAGTTGAGAATGAACAGAGGGAGAGAAAGGTGGAAGAATGAGGCCAATAAACAGAGCAACGAGGGGCAAATACACACAAGAGGCGAGGCCGGCACAGATTTGCAGCGGCATCAAGCAAGAGATAGTAACAGTGATCCAGAAAGCGAAGGCGAGTTAACCCGGAGTCAAGAGGAGGAGAATACGGGTGGGCCAAGGATGGGAGAGGCGAGAAACCCAAAAAAGTCAGAAAAATACGGCCAAACGCTGATACAACCAGGTGGGGTTGACATAGTATTTCAAACAAGTGGAGGTGAGGCGGGAAAAACGTGCACAAATGAGAGGGAAGAGGAAAGAGGAACTGGCCAACGAAAAAACGAgaatgaagaaaacaaaattgtgCATAACCCAAATGATAAGGAGGCCCAATTAGAAAAAAACGCAACACAAACCCAACTTAAAGCAAAATATGGGGAAGCTGATGAGCCGAATACAACCCGTTCAAAGATAAAGAAACGGCAGTGGAAACTCCAGGCTCGAACAGTAGAGAGAAAAATGGATACAGACAACGGGTCAAAGAGATTAAAGAGGCCAAAGGAAGACAATTGTGAAGGAACTTCAACTGAAAAACGGAGGAGAATGTGCagccaaaaaaatattactctTTGCTCCTCAACAGAAACAAGAACAAATGGGAGGGAAATGATTCAGTATGGAGAAGTGGAGATGACAGCAGCAACATGGATGGAAGAAGTAACGGCGGAAACTGGTTGCCAACCCCGCCGACAGTAA
- the LOC127900310 gene encoding uncharacterized protein LOC127900310, whose product MPLMQEGSKHEDVVQKRWKPPPAGWFKANVDAAMKIDQQRTGLGVVIRNPEGKVVAAAMKTTIFLDKLDYAEAEATQFRLEITEQAGCIPVIMESDSQEVVSLMSCEKSTRTEIFWVVAEVHDRIKRLKHVKVQYTPRNCNSVAHSLAKLALELNDFVYWVDDITDQFLYLFT is encoded by the coding sequence ATGCCACTGATGCAAGAAGGCTCAAAGCATGAAGATGTTGTCCAAAAAAGGTGGAAACCTCCTCCAGCAGGCTGGTTCAAAGCTAACGTGGATGCAGCAATGAAGATTGATCAGCAAAGAACTGGATTGGGAGTAGTCATAAGGAATCCAGAGGGCAAGGTTGTAGCAGCAGCTATGAAGACCACAATCTTTTTGGATAAACTGGATTATGCAGAAGCTGAAGCAACTCAGTTTAGGTTGGAGATAACAGAGCAGGCAGGTTGCATTCCAGTGATTATGGAATCTGATTCGCAAGAGGTTGTGAGCTTAATGTCTTGTGAAAAAAGCACAAGAACTGAGATATTCTGGGTTGTAGCAGAGGTTCATGATCGGATCAAAAGGTTAAAGCATGTAAAAGTGCAATATACTCCAAGAAATTGTAATAGTGTAGCTCACTCGCTTGCAAAGCTAGCACTAGAACTTAATGATTTTGTCTATTGGGTGGATGATATTACAGACCAATTTTTGTACTTATTCACATAG